One Gammaproteobacteria bacterium genomic region harbors:
- the dusA gene encoding tRNA dihydrouridine(20/20a) synthase DusA gives MLDWTDRHFRYFIRLLSPHCLLYTEMITTGALLRGDAQRFLAFSPEEHPIALQVGGSDPEALAQCARLAKEFGYDEINLNVGCPSDRVQKGRFGACLMKEPGLVAECVAAMRDVAGDDMNVTVKCRIGVDEQEEYSYLENFVDLIQRAGCRQIIVHARKAWLSGLSPKENREIPPLNYPWVYQLKRDFPELTIVINGAIKTVSDALMHLEHVDGVMVGRPAYENPYFFRELEEALFSVTSPLAGEVARLARDRGQLQGPMTVIQRYLPYVEEQLSAGVRLSTLVRPMLGIFNGLPGSRLWRRHLSTHCHVPGADIQVVTKALTSLNDS, from the coding sequence TCGCCACATTGTTTGTTGTATACAGAAATGATTACTACCGGTGCTTTATTGCGCGGTGATGCCCAACGTTTTTTAGCTTTTTCTCCAGAAGAGCATCCGATTGCACTTCAAGTGGGCGGCAGTGATCCAGAAGCGTTAGCACAATGTGCTCGACTGGCAAAAGAATTTGGGTATGACGAAATTAATTTAAATGTCGGTTGTCCATCAGATCGGGTGCAAAAAGGGCGTTTTGGTGCTTGTTTAATGAAAGAGCCTGGATTAGTCGCAGAATGTGTTGCTGCGATGCGTGATGTGGCCGGCGATGATATGAATGTCACGGTTAAATGCCGTATCGGCGTGGATGAACAAGAAGAATATAGTTACTTAGAAAACTTTGTAGACTTAATACAGCGTGCTGGTTGTCGTCAGATAATCGTTCACGCACGCAAAGCATGGTTGAGCGGCCTAAGTCCTAAAGAAAATCGCGAAATTCCGCCACTCAATTATCCTTGGGTCTATCAATTAAAACGTGATTTTCCAGAATTGACCATTGTGATTAACGGTGCAATCAAAACAGTCTCCGATGCGCTGATGCATCTTGAACATGTCGATGGGGTCATGGTTGGCCGACCTGCGTATGAGAATCCGTATTTTTTTAGAGAACTAGAAGAAGCGCTTTTTTCGGTTACCTCTCCCCTTGCGGGAGAGGTCGCGCGATTAGCGCGGGATAGGGGTCAGCTTCAAGGTCCAATGACTGTTATTCAACGATATTTACCTTATGTTGAAGAGCAGCTCAGCGCAGGCGTCAGATTATCTACATTAGTTCGTCCAATGTTGGGAATATTCAATGGATTACCCGGATCACGCCTATGGCGACGTCATTTAAGTACGCATTGCCATGTCCCAGGCGCTGATATTCAAGTGGTGACTAAGGCATTGACCTCGTTAAATGATAGTTAA